The DNA segment aggtGAGACACTCTGACTTAGATTAATGTTAGTTGTAGCAAAGCTTTATTTAATTCAGGCAAGTTTTAAAGACAATGAAGAAGGAATCTCTTTTAATTCTCTTCAAGAAAGCAAATTAAAGTAATTCccaaaatattcctttaagtATGGCATCCCTGTACTGCAGTCGCTCGTGGTTCAGGGTCTCATGTTAAAATCTTGTGTGTTTGACATCATCTGTGCAATGTTTCCAGGACCCAGCAATATACGAGGAGCCGCCGTCCTTGCCTCCACGTGGTGACGATTTCCTCGAATCAGATGTTCCCCCGCTCCCCATGAGGTCATCAGAAgttgatgaggaggaggatgaaggagagtATGAGGAGCTCGCTGAAGCACCACCACCTCTGCCACCTCATATAGAGTCAGGTCTGTCTCAGAGTGGGCCGTCATATCAAACATCAAACCTTTTACACATGTGAAATactcattcatttgttttctatttgaCAGCTGCGGACAATGACTATGAAGACCTGTCGCATGGCATGAAGGCAGTAGCACTTTACGACTATGAAGGAGGTacaacacttctttttttttttacattgaacaACCATCTCTCTgtaccaggggtgtcaaacatgcggcccctGGGCCAAAACCGGCCCGTCGAgtggtccaatccggcccactttcttttcctccctccctcccttccctccttccatctacccttcctgtcttctcttccttctttccatctgtccttcctccctttaatctttcctaccttctatccttctttccttccctcattctgtccctccatctttccttcctgtcttcttctctctttcttttcttacatCTTTTTAGTGGTCTGGCCCACATCATATCAAATTGGGCTGTGTGTGggccttgaatgaaaatgagtttgacacccctgctctatacTGACAAGGACATTCTTcattcttctgtttttctttttccacacaGGCGCAGACGATGAGATCTCCTTCAACCCAGATGACGTCATCACCAACATAGAGATGATAGACGAGGGCTGGTGGAAGGGGCACTGCAACGGCCGCATCGGTCTTTTCCCGTCAGCTTACGTCCAGCTGATGTAaccaaaatatttatataatcatTCCAGCAAAATGTATGCTTCTGATCATTTGacttctttacttttactgtgTAATATTGCGCTTAGTTTGTGCCAGTGAGTATCTgaacaccaaatgtgtattagtGGTGAGTGAAGTTACATCTTATAACTGCAACAAACTGATCAAGTCAATAAAATGCTACACAGGCAAGCTTTCTGTTGTGTTTATGCCAAAAACCTTTATTAATTATTTCCGATCAATGTCAATTTACAGAAGtattagagctgcaataatCGTATCATTTTACATAATTATGTTGTTAAAACTGATGATTACAACCAGACTGTGTggttaaaaaatgactaaattgatcaaaaatgtgtatttatatatgatGTTACATATATCTGCTTTAGGTGGAATGAACATTGATATCAGAAAAATATTCTAATCAATGTTGTCGATTTTGACCTTTTAAGGCCAGCTCTAAAATGATATACAACACAAGTCCTGAAGAATCAACATCAAAATATGCTGAACAGAGCAAGTCACAGGACtgttaatacatttctttaatcttACAAAATGATTGAACTTGTAGCAGAGAATACATGTCTAATACCTCCACCGCTATGCTGCACTTTGAAaccagacacatttttttcttaaaacttGTCTTGATGTCAAAATGGAGCTGCTGTTCCATGAGAACAAACAGAACAACGACAACAGGTTCGGTGGCACGACCGTGAACCGTGTGATCCACCGAGAGAATGAGATTCAAGTACAGAAGTCGACAGTTATCATGTATGCAAGGAATACATGAAATAATCCCAGGCTTCTGCGTTAAAAAGTCTTTAAGGCAAAGCAAAGATCTTTTGGCTTCCTTTTGCTTTTACCAGGCGAtacccttcttcttcttctgctgctgcttgccCTGACCGCCTTTCTTTGTCATCCGTTTGGCTTTCATTTTCTTGGCCTGCCGCTGGCTCATCCATGTAGGATACTGTCCATTTTCATCCAGCAGAGTTTTCTTGCTGCGCTTGCCGTCCATATCCATTTTCCCatctataaaacacaaaaggcAACAATTTTAGACTACggtaaataaatacagtgtgtCCCAAAAGCAAAATGGTAATATAATTTGGTTACATTTGAGGTAGTAAATGTATTGCTTTGCATCTATGAGTTTTATTTAGCCCATGCTGTGCTCAATCTCTCACTCACCATCGCCCATAGTATCTATCATATCAGCGTCGGTCTGTTTCTTGATCTTGTCAGCTGGCACCACAGTGGCGATTTCCTGCATGTCACTCATCGTAGCGTCTGCCTTCACATCCCGACCAAGAGCCTGTTTCAGACGGGCCAGCTCCTTAGGGGcgttcttctttctcttctccgcTCGCATCTTCCTCTTCCATTTACTCCGGAGGCTTTTtgccattttaaggattttctgAAATAAACACAGATAGTCAGTCACGACCTTTCTGAACACAATGAAGAGTGACGGCAGTCTGAATTGATTATGCTTTAAGTGAACATCTTTCTTAAATATTACCCCACATCCCAGGAACACAAAGAAGCCACAGAGGATTAGCTTGTTTGTTCAATCTTTCCCATTTTAATTGTTTCAGTAAGGGAAGactaaatattagaaacacctctcagtaaaattaaacacaaacacaaaaaatgacaataaaaatgtaaaacatctataaaacaggttaaaaaaaaaccaaaaacatgaaCCACGTTTGTTTTTAACGATACAGACttaacaaaatgtcaaattagtGTTTTTGGAGAGTTTTAGAGCCATGACAGTGAGTAGATGACTTGTCCTCCTTGCTCACACTTGTCTTATGTtgatattaacattttatttaaatctcaCATGACATCAACGCATTTGTTACTGTTTGATGGTGGAAAAAACACAatctttaaagctgcaataatcaATTGGTTGCCAACTATTGAATTAATCAGCTAATTCTGATAATTGATTAAGATAAATATATTTAGGTtgaggacaaaacaagaccATTTTGGCAGTGAACAGTGATACACACTTTTCACCAATTTTATGCACCAAATaactaatttattttaaaaacccAAGGACTTGCTGATCATTTACATGGCCTTGCTTGTCTAAACATCACCAAGAAAACACAGGTTATGGTTATTAgtcgattaatcgattagtttccaactataaaaactacaattacaTGACTACAAACCATCAAGTAAAAACAGGATGTCATTACTGGAGGTTATTATTTTTCTTGGATAATTATGTTAGATTTGTAAATATTAACCACAGCAGCAAACTGTTAGCTACCTCGTTAGCTTTCCAATTGctaactattcctatcaaaacAGGCACTTTAAAAACGACTTAATTCAACATGCTATTACCTACAAGCTGCTAGCAACATTTCCACATTATAAACAGTGAATTTAACTTACAGAAAATGAGTTTTTAGCAGCTGAAATCTCTCCGTAGACGCACACTGACTGCTCCGTACATACACGTGTTTACAAGACGTGAAAAAAACTACGTAATGACGCACGCTGAAGAAACTGCAACATGATTGGCTGCCAAAGTCAACGTGAGAAGCGTGgcgtctgattggctgacactcTCAATCTAGGAAGGATTGAGGGATTGTGAAACGTAAACAAGAAGTTTAGGAGAGGATAGTGAATGACTGAAGCCCCCAAACGCGCTTACGAAGCGTTAAATTAAGCTGCTGAAAGTGAGGCGGTGACTCGTTACGTTGTGTAAAGTTGCTGTTTTTCCTCTTAATTTTGAAATAGTAGACCCTAATGAGCAGCTCAGGTACTAGTCTGGCTCATGTTCGCAGCTGCGGCTCAGTCTGCAGCCCTCCGCTCTCTCCTTCTTTATCAGCGATGTTCAGCATGCTGGACTCGGCTGCAGAGCAACTAATGGTCCATAAAGACTTCCAGGCAGCCTTTGATACCTGCAACAGAGGCCTGGAGAGTCTCGCCACCATGGAGCAAGAGGACAACAGGTGACAGGCCTGAAGCTCACTCTACATGACTTATTCTGCAGCCTGAATGTTGGTGTGTTTCACTCACTCAggtgttttctatgtttttttatCTCCTCAGGTGTGCAGAGTTAAAGGCCGGCTTCTGCATCTTAGGGATTCAGGCTCTGGCTGAGCTGAATCAGTGGCATGGTGTCTTCTCCTGGGTTCTTCAGCATTATGAGCATCAGGAGAAAATACCAGCTAAAATAATGCAGATGTGGTGAGAAGAGCTTAAGCAATTAGTCACCAATTATTAAGTTAactgccaactattttgatacatattttttttgttattttgtaagAGTCTCTGATCccagcttctgaaatgtgaatattttaagattttttcaGTCCTGTATGACAGTCAACtaaatatctttgagttgtgtacaaaagaagacatttaagATGTCAACACAGGCTTTgagaaacatttttcacaattttctgacattctgTGGACtaaacaactaatcaatgacTTGAGAAAATAATCGccagattaattgattagttgcagCCATACTTTGTAGATTGACAGAAAAAGGATTGTCTCAATATTATGGTTATCAAGTAATAAGTAATTCATCTCTGTTCCaccttcttaaatgtgaatttttgctgattttctctgttttattatgactgtaaattgaatatctttaggTTTTGGGTTGTTAGTCAGGCAAAACAAGCAAATAGAAACAACTACTTTGCAGTTTAGGAAGTGTGATAAATtgatcattagttgcagctctaatgatGAGGAATCTGATGAAATATGaagcaaatcaaattaaataatgtACATTAGTAAggcaacaattattttcattatggacTCATCTTTACCAATATTTTCTCAATGAATTAATCACTTTGTCATAAGTAAAAAATGTCCCTCATAATCTTCAAATTTCTAGTTTATTTCAACCATCAGTACAAAACCAAAATGTGACCAAAGTACTATGTAATAATGCTCACATTTAGGAGGCTGaaatcagaattttttttaaaattacttaAATGATTTGCTGAttgtttttctgtcaatcaaatcaatcTATCATCTCATTGCATCAGCTCTAAAGTACATATTTAATTAGCTTTCTCTTATATTTGCAGCATACTTCTTTACTCCAAAGTGGGTGAGCCAGCTGTGCTGCAGGAGGCGTCCAGAGCTTGGTTACAGTGTTTGTCAAACAGTAGAGCAGCAGGTTTTGGGACAGTCGCAGAACTGTACCTACTGCATGTCCTTGTACCTCTCGGACATACGGAAGAGGCGCGGGAGCTGATCACCGGTGAGGTCGG comes from the Scomber japonicus isolate fScoJap1 chromosome 23, fScoJap1.pri, whole genome shotgun sequence genome and includes:
- the llph gene encoding protein LLP homolog, which translates into the protein MAKSLRSKWKRKMRAEKRKKNAPKELARLKQALGRDVKADATMSDMQEIATVVPADKIKKQTDADMIDTMGDDGKMDMDGKRSKKTLLDENGQYPTWMSQRQAKKMKAKRMTKKGGQGKQQQKKKKGIAW
- the pex26 gene encoding peroxisome assembly protein 26, whose protein sequence is MSSSGTSLAHVRSCGSVCSPPLSPSLSAMFSMLDSAAEQLMVHKDFQAAFDTCNRGLESLATMEQEDNRCAELKAGFCILGIQALAELNQWHGVFSWVLQHYEHQEKIPAKIMQMCILLYSKVGEPAVLQEASRAWLQCLSNSRAAGFGTVAELYLLHVLVPLGHTEEARELITGEVGSCAFTEDQRQTALDIVDEKEQENQENPPCNPDSELVAQIASTQGSVIHKLEAMLRLLYRRLLAPGSGSFSLRRVFLAGILLYMLLVRMDPALPSSFMWISKLLQLLKQMWSAMFAPYYQTLTQSKRL